The Argentina anserina chromosome 5, drPotAnse1.1, whole genome shotgun sequence genome includes the window TCTAAAAATACAGATGAACACTACATAACATAAAAGATGGGAATTTATTGCGAAAAAGAAACCACAATGACTATATTTAACACATATTTAACACTTCCTAGAGCTTCTCGGCTGCTGTAGATGTTTGCACCGTCCGTACGGTGTAGATTCGACGATTCCGGTCACCTGCGACGCACAACGACGGCGCCGACTAGCACAGCCACACCCCTTCCTCCCGACGCTCATATCTATGCGGGCCGGAGCTTCAGTGCCGGCCAAAATCTTGAAAATTCAAGTTTTCTGTGCACCGTGTGGAGATTTTGAGATTCCAGCCGCCGGCGCTGCATAACAAAAGTTTACTTGCAGAACATTCAACATGCTATCTGACACAAAACTAAAAGTATACCCTCAAATCTTGACAGCCCATATGTTCTCCAccatatttaattaaaatgaaaaaaattaattgtagacacatgaaatttaatgaagtaaattatcttcgttaaataattaaatcgaccaagagcccgacaaaattgcacacgtggtcaaaagtcaacaaagttagtgcgAATCTGAAtgaaactcgtgtcagcacataaacggatgatcgtaattgaagctacgtgattccgacttaaatcggaaaattgaatgtcattaacgattcaaaatggtaatcggacatttgattaaattaataaattccttaacggatataattaaatcaattattttctgtttaatttagttatgagaataactaattaatcggaaaatacatattgatttaattatacaattaaagaatttattatttttagtgtcattaaaatattctacaaaatagaaagtttgacactataaataccattttcaacataaagagaggggatttttagacttgaaaagaagagaaaaaatcacTTGgacaagatcactctcgacaaatcccgaaatctctcaagtccacgaagatcatcaaacccacgaagaatcatcaagcggccaaatcgctcgttcttcatcaaatccaaatccaaatccaaatcaaactcaaattctcaagatcaagtgcacgtcaaccttgagccaagtcatatacggagatagaatcagaggagttcacaaaaattgtaaccccgcgcttgatattcaataaatcacatttttatttgtacacgtgtctgcattctcttattgcttttcagattctcgttctacactAATATAAGATAATCGCTCAAAAATAACCTATATTACATGCTTTCTTACTTCACACGTGTACCAGCAAATGTCAATTAACAATTTCATTGCCTACAGggtattctaaaaaaaaacccgTGTGGAGATCAAAATGGCGTCAAACTTCCCAATCTTCTCGAAGTTTGTCTTTCCCTAAGTTATCACTGCAATTGATCTCCCTCTTGCTGGCTGCACTCTGCAGATAAGTAGACATATTTGATTAGTACTACTCAATCAATCAGAACAATCCAATTGCTACATGACGTATGAATATCTCAAGTAACAAACACTAAATAATGGCATCCTAATCAGTACCTCCTGTTTCATATGGTATTATGCATACAAAACATTAGTAGAATGATCAACCTTGGCAGCAAACCGAACCCACTCAACCATAAAAATGAAGTCATGGATGGCAAGTTTCTGTCCACTAATAAAGAAGTGGTTTTCTTATAGGCCCTGTCTGTCCTGGCGTGGATGGCAAGTTGGCGCTACAAGCACCAGCATGACATGCATAACTGACACATCACTGTTTAACAGTTGACCAAACTAATGGAAAGCTTACATTGACTTGCATGGTGAAACGCTAGGATTAGGGGTTAACATGAAGCTTTTTAAAGTATAAGGAGCAAAGTAAAGTTTGACGCAAATCAGTGGGGGGTTTAAAATGTACTGTATCCACCATAAGTGAATATGCTGAAAGATGAATAGTGTGCCTTTGAATATATTCCTTGCTATAAAATGAAACCAGCTTTACAGTAGGGACAATGCGAATATTTCAAAACAAGCTTTCTGAATTTGTCAAGTACATACCATGAAAACcacacaaaacaaaaagaagattGTAATAGAACCAAATCAAACGAAGTCCACTAACctcaatagtaaagatacagttTTTCCAAAAGTCCTGCCCATAATTGTCTCACCTCTCCCTCAATCAGCTGTACATCACCATCATGGTAGTGTTCATAAACATTGCGCAAAAATTTTATTAAGCTCCATATCCTTTTTCCATCGTATCTCTTCTGATTGTTTTCATAGTTGTAAACTCCAAGCAAAGCCCTGCTCATTGTGACATTGTTCCATCCCCCATCTGTATACTGGTTAAACTTTCCATTACTAATGGCATCAGATAACATACTATGATTGTGACTGCGATCCATCCACCCGTGATAAATTGTTGAAAACATTAGTAGTCGTTCTTGTGGAGATTTTGTGAAAACATTATTCAATAGTTTTTCAACAAGTTGGCCACGATAGCTGAGAACAAAAGGTGTATACATCaattaaacaaaaaccaaTACTTAAAGAAgtacaaaaaataattttcaatGACAACAACTTACTTACCTCAGATCAAATAATTGAAAGAAGCCATTCCTTTCTAGCCATAATTTGTCTAACAAAACATTCTTTTCAAGCATGTCACGAAAATCACGAAAATCACGAAAGACACACAAGTCCCTATTTTCTTTATCTATAGTGCCCTTGATATTGATAATATACCAATCTCCGTCGATAACAACATAATTTGAGATATCAGAGAGTGCTGAGTGCCACAGTCTCTTCTTGTGAATGTTATTCACAGATTTCAACATCTTGCTGCATAACAAAGTAGGACAAAATATGTTATTGACTCATACAGTAAGATATGCATGTGTGGAAAGATATGTTAGCACAAAAGATGAGAAACACAGCTATTACTTACCTAATTTGCTTCCTAATCACTTGGTGAGGCAAGCCATTTTGATCTTTCACATGATCAATCCATCCTAATAGCCATTCTTCTAAAGAGCAGGAGAACCGGTCATAGCAGATAACGTATTTTGAAATTTCCCGACAGTAAATGTAGTGATGAGGTAAAAGAAGTCCTTCACCATTGAGATTATTTCTAGTGCATGCATCAAAAATTATATTGCCATTTGCTTGTTCAACAGGAACGGCAGACACATCTTTGGCGGTACCATTCCCATATACAATTCTGCCGTTGAAATAAGAGCTCCCAGGGACGTAATCGAATTCGTAATTACAGCTGACGGCCCCGCGAACCTTCAACTCCATAAGAACAATTTACAAAAAGTGAATTTGAAATATAGAAATCACTCAATCAGAAAGCCAAAAAGATGTGATAATAGAACACTACAGTGAAGCAAAAAGAATCATAATGGAAAGTGATTACATAGCAAGACAATTAAGTACCCAACAGATGCATGGTTTCGATCATGAAAGTTTGATTTAACTACTGAATCAGTTAAAAAATTACCATATGTAGAGATAgaagaattataaataaaaaaagtatAAATTCCCAGAACTAAAAGTGATAGAATAAAACAGAAGTTTACAAAACCTAGTTCAATAGTCTGGCATAAAGAATTTAACCAAATGGGTTAATAGTAGGAAGCATACAATCGTCTTCTCCGTACTCTGGAGCTTGTTGTTTTGTATAGTCCGGACTGAAGAGTGAGATCCCGGTGCAGATTCCGGCAAAATTTGGGTCTTGTCGGTGTTCTGGACCTTCTTCGTCCTGTTCTCTGCTGGATCTTCTTCCGGAATACTTTCCGGCGCCATTGTCGCTTTGCGGGTGCGAGTTTTCCGGGGCATTTTTTGGCTTCTGAGTGTGGCCGCGATTGCGGCCGCAGCGTTTAGCGACGAGTGTTTAAGAAATCGCGGCCGCAACGtagcattatatattttctagAAACtccaaatttatttatttataaaaaaggaaagttttttttttctctgttttttttaaggGGAAACACCAACCCTAGACATTTCCAAACCgcacccccccccccgccCCGGAACTTATCTGCTCCTCCATCGCCGCTCCCGACGACTTGCTGAGGTCAGCCAACGAAATAGAAGTTTGTCTACTTTGTGAATTTGTATTAGTTGTCTCTCTAAACTGATTATGGTCTTAGAATTTGGGAAGCTGCTCTCAATATGGTATTTCGATCCCTATTGTTTGTGTCGCTGTGGTTCTCCTACTATCTATCAGTATTTGAATTTGCCTGTTTCAACATGGTGATGATTTCTGTGATATTACGGTGTCAGGCCTGTTGTTTTTCGTTTATCAGAACAATATTATTCCGATATGCTTGTCATGAATATGTTTCCCTGTAAAGATTATACTTGCGGAGGTctatttttcaagtgtttCCATACAATTAGTTGTATATCGAGTCCACAACTTGATTCTGTTCATTTATGGGGAGTATTTCCGTTGTATTTGTTATCAGCCTGCCATCATATTAAACGGGATTGTCAATAATTACTCCTGCAGTTGATTgatggtgatttttttttattactcTGTATTCAAGTGGAGAGAACAACATTTAGAAGTTTGCGTTCTTCATTTCGTGTGTTTACTGTAGTATATATTATGgccttttctttcttcactCTCCAAGAACACTAATTTTAACTCGTATTTGGCTTCCGCATTGAATATATCTCTTTCACTCATATTCTTCGTGAAATTAACTTTACTGTTGATGCTATTACGTTCTCAACCTAGGTAAATGCAATTCTCTTTACTTTAGGAGATTTTCCTAAGGTAGTTTCTGTTTGCTCTTAAGGAAATaaaagacatgaaaaaaataCTTGTATTTCTTACAGGTGTTTCTCTGTGTTCAGATTATATGAAGATGCTAAAGCGGGAAGAAACAAGCTCCATCTTTGTCATGGTGACTTATATGGAGGGCCCCTACTTTGGTGCATTATTTGAAGTAAAATTGGATGAACTAGATAAAGAAGGTGCAGTGACTCATGAAACGCAACCAGTAGTTGAAACTGTATCACGATTCACTGCTAAGGATTTGGGTCGGGGAATGTGGAAGTTTTGTATTTTAGGTGCCAAGTTATATATTTTGCCAGATGGTGGTCCTTATTTCTTTGACGAGGAGGTGTGTTTGCCCAGACGCAATGGACATATTTTTGATATCAAGACTGGGAAGTTGTCATCAATGAATCGCCCAGCTCCCAAATGGTTTGGAATTCATGTGCCGGCAAATGGGAAAATTTACTCTCTTTCAGATCCATATTGCTCATGTGATGTACCAGAGCCATCTTTCGAGCACTATGACTGTATCACTGGGTCTTGGCAGAAACTATGCTCTTTTCCATATTCTGAGGAATATGGTACTACAGAGATACAGGGTTATGCTGTTTGTGATGGAATCTTACTGTTTAGTATACGTGGGTGTGAGGATAACTATTATGCGCTGTGGGCTTATgatgtaattaaaaataagtGGTGTCCAGTTGAAGTTGAGAAAAGGGGCTGCTATTTCCGAAAAAGGGCTGTGGTTGTGGACCAGATTATCTATGCCTTATCCATAACGCCCATGGTTGTTGTGGCATTCTCTATTACGGGTGATCAAAATGAAGAAGGGGATATTAGTTATTTGATAGGATCATCATTAATGTTTGATTTTCCACAGGTTATAGACTGGAGAAGTGATCAGCATTTGGTTCATTTGGGTAACTTGGTCTTTTATCTTGTCCAGTGTGGCTTTGACGATGTTGTTGATGGTTGTCAACTTCTTTgtatcaccaaatttcagatCGTGGGAGAAAGCAAAATCAATTTTATAAGTTCATCTCTTTGTGAGGTGGATCTCAGGGATTCTGGACCTTTCAGGATTCAATTATGCTTAACGGCGTAAGTCTATTTGCATTTGGTTTTCTCTTCTGTAATTTTAATAAATCGAGAACCTCATTTATTTCGCATTTCACCTTTATGTGATCTCTTATTCTTATATGATAGAGATTGGGAGGATGTCACACACACAGAAGAAGAGATTGCCATCCCAATCGACCTTGCAAAAGTTTCTAAGCTGCACCAAGCAATTCCAGTTCCTCACCAAGCTGCAATCACCTCTCAGCCATCATATGAAGCATGTTCCTCATCTCAGCCACCTGAGCCTTCAGAAGTGGCAGAGCTGTTTCAGCAGGATCCCATCCTGCAAGAGAAAGCTTCTAGTGTGGCTATTCAACAAGTGTCAGCCTCTAGCAAGCCTGTGATATTCCTTTTTTGCCCTGGCAAGGGTAAGACTGGCAAAAGGTGTACAGTCAAGGCAAATGATTTCTTTGCTGAATTACCAGACAAGGTTCTGTACCAATATTATGTGAGCTCTCTGGCCCTATCTGTATACTGATACTGACTTTATATGATGATAGTATCAATGGTAAATGTCTTTGGTTTACATATACTGACTTTATATGATGATACTGACGTTCTCCTACCCTAACCTGATCAACTGGAGGTTTTAAAATCTCGGAATCATGATGCAATGACTATGATTCAGGGCAAGGAGCTTAAGTCACATGTTGTCATTTTGCCAAGTAATAACGACTCTCGTTATGGTGCGTAAATGAAATCCTAAAATACTTCTTGCAGCATTTGATTAGTTTTCATACAAGTTGTTTTAGACTTATGAATATTTTGATATCTCATCTAGGTGATATAAAAAGGATGGCTGAGACGGTGCCTGGGCTGCTATCTCAGTGGTCAGCTACACATTTTTGTAGAATGCATAATCAGGATTTTGCAAACATTGTTTTGAGGATAAATGAGAAGGTTGGGGGACAAGACATGGTACTTGGTGATGCAATACTCAGATGTGAAACTTTGTTGAGTGACTGTCCTGCAATAGTTTTCGGTGCTGATGTGATGCAACCTCTTCCAGGGGAGGATCCAAGCCCATCAATTGCAGCTGTATGGTTTAGCTAGCATTCTGCATGCCTATAGAGTGACAATTTATCTTTAAACTGTATTTTTAACTTATTTGTGACTTAGGTTGCGGCTTCTCAAGACTGGTCTGGTCTTATCAAATATACTGGTTGTGCTCAAGCCCATCATCAGGAGCTCATCATAGATTTGGTTGAACAGCAGCAGGATCCGGTGAAATGGACAATATCTGGCGGAATATTATTACCAAATCAATACAAAGAGTTAAGAAACATGGCTTGTTTGAGACTTGGAGAGCAAATCCGTGAGGATCATATCAAGAAAAGTTGCAGCCTTTCCTCGAACGATAAGTACTTCAATGGGCTGTTTCTTGTTGACCAGAGCAGAATATTATTACCAATTCAAATCAAAGAGTTCACAAACATAACTAGTTTGAGACTTGAAGAGCAAATCCATGACGATCGTATCAGGAAAAGTTTCAGCCATTCCTTCAGCGGTAAGTTCCCCAATAGTCTGGTTCTTGTTGGCCAGAGCGGAATATTATTACCAAATCAATTCAAAGAGTTAACAAACATAGCTAGTTTGAGACTTGGAGAGCAAATCCGTGAGGATCATATCAAGAAAAGTTGCAGCCTTTCCTTGAACGATAAGTACATCAATGAGCTGTTTCTTGTTGACCAGAGCATACCGGATGCGGTGTTCTTCGTCTTCAACGCAGTATGGACGGTCAACGAATGGTTTTCCGGCGATGAAGCTTTTGGAGAAACAAAGATCGATATAGAGTCCAAGATAGCCTTTCCTTCTATGAGAAGTATAGGTAACGATGAAGTTGCAACTGTCAACCTAGCTTTTCTGAAAAGGTTTGAACTTGTATTGAAGGACCCCAAGTTTGAATTAGAGGTATgttacttcatatagttgctatTAGCTAGTCATGATTCCCAGTAAGCACATGTGGTAGCTTTTAGTGTATGTACAAATCAACTAGTTCATCATttcatcaaaagaaaaaagcatACTTATTATGTATCTGCTCATTGCAAATTACTACACCCCTAATTTTCAGCTGTAGAATATTAAGTTCAATTCTTATAGTGTACCCCATTATGTGGTTTTCTCAGGTGAAATCGGCCATGGATGGGAAGAAGTCGATAATATTTACAGGGCATTCTTCCGGTGGCGCAATAGCTATGCTGGCTACAATCTGGTTCTTGGAGAAgtattcaaaaacaaacactAGAACAGCGAAGTGTGTGACATTCGGAGCTCCGCTGGTCGGTAACTTCATTGTCTCTCATGCTCTTAAGCGAGAGAAGTGGTCTCAGCACTTCATACATTTTGTCATGAGATATGACATTGTTCCTCGGATAATGCTTGCTCCTCTCTCATCCATTAAGCCTGATTTACAGCTTGTTCTCGATTACTTCATAGCAAATGGCCACAAGTATCTACGCGGATCAATTGCCACAGACTTTTACACAAATGTGATGAGGAATACCTCATCTCTCGCAAGCCATGCTGCTTGCAAACTGATAGGGAATACTAATATGTTGATTGAGACTCCATCAGACTTTATTAAACTAAGCCCGTATAGACCTTTCGGGACTTACATTTTCTGCACTGGGAATGGGAAGCTCATTCGCTTAGACAACCCTGATGCTGTGTTGCAACTCCTTTTCTACTCTTGTCAGTTGAgccatgaaaatgaaattaaagcAATAGCTAGGAAGTGCTTGAATGCACACTCGGACTATAAAGATGAATTATTGTTAGGAAGGAGCTTGGAAGAGAATGTGGTTGTTGTTGATGAATTGGAGCAGCTCCCCTTAGCCTCAGATGGTACTCCCTTGGATGACCTTAGCCTGGtaattttgtttccatttcGCTTTTCCATTCTTATTGTTGTGTGACTTGAAAACAATATTGTTGTATTTTGTACATAAATTTTCTGATGCAGAAATGTTGTAATATACTGTCTATGGCAGAGTACAAGAGGTAGATTGTGCCTTCGTGCAGCGGGAGAGATGGAGAAACAAAAACGAAAGAACCAAGACCAGATCGAGAAGAAGAGGGGAGAAATTGAAGAGGGAATGAAAGGATTAGAAGAGTACAAAACCTTCAATGCAGAGAAAGTGGGATATTATGATGCCTTCAAGAAACAAGACGAAAAGAGAGACTTCAATGCCAACGTGATG containing:
- the LOC126795186 gene encoding uncharacterized protein LOC126795186 isoform X1, which produces MVTYMEGPYFGALFEVKLDELDKEGAVTHETQPVVETVSRFTAKDLGRGMWKFCILGAKLYILPDGGPYFFDEEVCLPRRNGHIFDIKTGKLSSMNRPAPKWFGIHVPANGKIYSLSDPYCSCDVPEPSFEHYDCITGSWQKLCSFPYSEEYGTTEIQGYAVCDGILLFSIRGCEDNYYALWAYDVIKNKWCPVEVEKRGCYFRKRAVVVDQIIYALSITPMVVVAFSITGDQNEEGDISYLIGSSLMFDFPQVIDWRSDQHLVHLGNLVFYLVQCGFDDVVDGCQLLCITKFQIVGESKINFISSSLCEVDLRDSGPFRIQLCLTADWEDVTHTEEEIAIPIDLAKVSKLHQAIPVPHQAAITSQPSYEACSSSQPPEPSEVAELFQQDPILQEKASSVAIQQVSASSKPVIFLFCPGKGKTGKRCTVKANDFFAELPDKVLYQYYVLKSRNHDAMTMIQGKELKSHVVILPSNNDSRYGDIKRMAETVPGLLSQWSATHFCRMHNQDFANIVLRINEKVGGQDMVLGDAILRCETLLSDCPAIVFGADVMQPLPGEDPSPSIAAVAASQDWSGLIKYTGCAQAHHQELIIDLVEQQQDPVKWTISGGILLPNQYKELRNMACLRLGEQIREDHIKKSCSLSSNDKYFNGLFLVDQSRILLPIQIKEFTNITSLRLEEQIHDDRIRKSFSHSFSGKFPNSLVLVGQSGILLPNQFKELTNIASLRLGEQIREDHIKKSCSLSLNDKYINELFLVDQSIPDAVFFVFNAVWTVNEWFSGDEAFGETKIDIESKIAFPSMRSIGNDEVATVNLAFLKRFELVLKDPKFELEVKSAVDGKKLIIFTGHSSGGAIAMLATIWFLEKYSKTNTGTAKCVTFGAPLVGNFIVSHALKREKWSQHFIHFVLRYDIVPRIMLAPLSSVKPDLQLVLDYFIANGHHYPRGSIATDFYTNVMRNTSSLASHAACKLMGNTNMLIETLSNFIKLSPYRPFGTYIFCTGNGKLIRLDNPDAVLQLLFYSCQLSHENEIKAIASKCLNAHSDYKNELLLERSLEENVVVVDELEQLPLASDGTPLDDLGLSTRGRLCLRAAGEMEKQKRKNQDQIEKKRGEIEEGMKGLEEYKTFNAEKVGYYDAFKKQDEKRDFNANVMRLVLAGIWDEIIEMLKRYDLPDEFEGEDEWIKLGTKFRRLVEPLDIANYYRHAKNEDTGAYMIKGRPRRYRYPQQWLEKQLGWEKDSCGESCFWAHVEELLKLASNGGQVDGAKAKELQERVANWIEAGVVGKDVLLKESTFRKLWVELGSLKLEHDCIEKLMKKLSIS